The sequence below is a genomic window from Uloborus diversus isolate 005 unplaced genomic scaffold, Udiv.v.3.1 scaffold_343, whole genome shotgun sequence.
aacaAGAGTATGGTCTTTCTtcagtatgtgtcctcaaatgcttccCGAGACTTTCACTCCGAAAATATGATTTCTTACAAATTGCACAATACTATAGCTTTTCGTCAGAATGTATTCTTAAATGAAACTTCAAACTTCCActatgagaaaatgacttttgacaaatttcacaagagtatggtttttctttagtatgtgtcctcaaatggctcTGTAAACTTCCACTGTGAGAAAatgacttcttacaaatttcacacgagtatggtttttctttagtatgtgtcctcaaatggctcTGTAAACCTCCACTGCGAGAAAatgacttcttacaaatttcacaagagtatggtttttctttagtatgtgtcctcaaatgaatttttaaacttccattatgagaaaatgacttcttacaaatttcacaagagtatggtttttcttcagtatgtgtcctcaaatgcttccCGAGACTGTCACTCCGAAAATATGATTTCTTACAAATtgcacaagaatatggcttttcgttAGAATGCATTCTTAAATGAAACTTCAAACTTCCActatgagaaaatgacttttgacaaatttcacaagagtatggtttttctttagtatgtgtcctcaaatgaatttttaaacttccattatgagaaaatgacttcttacaaatttcacaagagtatggtttttcttcagtatgtgtcctcaaatgcttccCGAGACTGTCACTCCGAAAATATGATTTCTTACAAATtgcacaagaatatggcttttcgttAGAATGCATTCTTAAATGAAACTTCAAACTTCCACTATGAGAAAatgacttcttacaaatttcacacgagtatggtttttctttagtatgtgtcctcaaatggctcTGTAAACCTCCACTGCGAGAAAatgacttcttacaaatttcacaagaatatggctttccGTTAgaatgtgtcctcaaatgaatttttaaacttccactctgagaatatgactttttacaaatttcagaggagtatggtttttctttagtatgtgtcctcaaatggatctTTAAATTTCCACTATAAGAAAATGACTTTTCTCAAATtgcacaagaatatggcttttcgttGGAATGTATCCTTAAATGAATCTTCAAACTTCCActatgagaaaatgactttttacaaatttaacaAGAGTATGGTCTTTCTtcagtatgtgtcctcaaatgcttccCGAGACTTTCACTCCGAAAATATGATTTCTTACAAATTGCACAATACTATAGCTTTTCGTCAGAATGTATTCTTAAATGAAACTTCAAACTTCCActatgagaaaatgacttttgacaaatttcacaagagtatggtttttctttagtatgtgtcctcaaatggctcTGTAAACTTCCACTGTGAGAAAatgacttcttacaaatttcacacgagtatggtttttctttagtatgtgtcctcaaatggctcTGTAAACCTCCACTGCGAGAAAatgacttcttacaaatttcacaagagtatggtttttctttagtatgtgtcctcaaatgaatttttaaacttccattatgagaaaatgacttcttacaaatttcacaagagtatggtttttcttcagtatgtgtcctcaaatgcttccCGAGACTGTCACTCCGAAAATATGATTTCTTACAAATtgcacaagaatatggcttttcgttAGAATGCATTCTTAAATGAAACTTCAAACTTCCActatgagaaaatgacttttgacaaatttcacaagagtatggtttttctttagtatgtgtcctcaaatgaatttttaaacttccattatgagaaaatgacttcttacaaatttcacaagagtatggtttttcttcagtatgtgtcctcaaatgcttccCGAGACTGTCACTCCGAAAATATGATTTCTTACAAATtgcacaagaatatggcttttcgttAGAATGCATTCTTAAATGAAACTTCAAACTTCCACTATGAGAAAatgacttcttacaaatttcacacgagtatggtttttctttagtatgtgtcctcaaatggctcTGTAAACCTCCACTGCGAGAAAatgacttcttacaaatttcacaagagtatggtttttctttagtatgtgtcctcaaatgaatttttaaacttccattatgagaaaatgatttcttacaaattgcacaagaatatggcttttcattagaatgtgtcctcaaatgcatttttaaatgtcCACTccgagaaaatgcctttttacaaatttcacaagagtacggtttttctttagtatgtatccTTAAATGGCTCTTTAAATTTCCACTAAAAGAAAATGACTTTCCAcaaatttcacaataatacggtttttctttagtatgtgtcctcaaatgtttCTTTAAGTTTCCCCTGTGAGAAAatgacttcttacaaatttcacaagagtatggtttttcttcaGTATGTGTCCGCAAATGCATCCTTAGACTTCCACTCtccgaaaatgactttttacaaattgcACAATAATATGGcctttctttagtatgtgtccttaAATGAATCTTCAAAgttccactctgagaaaatgaccTTTGACAAATTGCACAAGAGTATGGGTTTTCTTTAGTATGGGTCCTCAAATGCCTCTTTAAATTTCCATTATGAGCAAATGACttgttacaaatttcacaagaatacggtttttctccagtatgtatcctcaaatgtattttcaattttgaagtgCAACTAACTGTCTTTTCACAATATTTACATGAATATGATTTATCTTCGATGTTTATATGcatttttagcttaaaatttgGATTCACAAGATCAGACTGCTTAACTGTGGTCTCATATGAGTCTCCTTGACTGAACTccaatctaaaattaaaaatagaaactattttattctaatggaaaaaaaaaaaacaaaatgaatacaGTTATCAAAACAAAACAGTCTTATAGTTccgcaaatttaatttttaaagtgccGTGAGTAAACaatattttagacatttaaatATACTGGCGGGGAAAAAATCCCAACACCAAGaaaaaagtattgtaatgaaATTTTGACCATGCATTTGTCTCATTAACATgtttaaatgattacattttcaagatCACAGGTCAATTTAAGCTCAAGAAATTACACTTCAAATGTGAAATCTGCCGTGGCAGGtcaacggcagtatctgcagaattgagtttttgaaataattgaagaAATATGTGTTGGATATAATGCTAACAATGGGGagatgttggaattagactttttttgctcctttttcagcggaaaccataagagcaagcttgtgcaataaagctaacataAAATAGATGACACatatgcaaaagaaatgaaaaatttgcagttactgccgtttacctgcccacggcagaaatgCTGTTTCAATGTCAGTGCAACCTCCACAATTTTGAACGCAAACCTGCATGCATTGTGTCATAAAGGCGCTGTAATATAGAGCTCCATAGTTGTTGAACTTGTTATGTCAATTCTGGGACAGTCAGTGCTCGCTGTAAATAATGCTGGAGTAGTCGTTCAATGATATCCCACATGTGTTGAATTGGAGACAGATCTGGTGATCTCGCAGACCAAGGTAACATTTCAACACACTGTAGAGCACATTATTTTGCAACGGCGGTGTGAGACCGAGGATTATTCTGTTGGAAAACTCTCACTTGAGTGCGATTCATGAATGGCAATACTACAGGTTGAAAAACTAGACTGACATACAACTATGAAGCCGGCGTGTTAGGAATAACTACAAGAGTGATCTCCTAGTCCCAGGACATTGCTCTTCGGGCCATGACTAAAGGTGTAGGTCTAGTTAGTCTAGGCAGCAGACTGTCAGTCCAGTTGCTGGCGTTCCCATGGCCTCCTTCTGACCAACACAGGTCTTTCACTGGCACCGAAGCAGAATCTGATTTCATCAGAAAACCCAACGGATCTCCACTCTGTCTTCCAATGAGCTCTGGCTTGACACCACTCACGTCCTAAACGGCAATCTTTTGCTGTCAGTGGAATTCATGCTACAGCATGCTTGTCTCAGAACTGTACGTGAAGCTGAAGTATCCAATTTCTCACAGTTCGTGGTGTTATTGTGGTGCCAACTCCGCAGCTCGAGTTTCACCTGTAGACCCAGTAGGATGCGACACATTCATGCACTGGGGTACTACTGGGGGAGTCTTTCCCCCTCACAAATGTCACATGGTCGCCCGGAACCTGATCTTCTTGAGGTAGTACATTCCTGGACCACTGCTCTCGACAAGCATGCACAGTGAATACCTTCCGGCGAAGTCTTTATGCAACATCGCGGAAAGAAAATCCAGCGTCTTGAAGCCCCAATACACGACCTTAATCCAACTCTGTGAGCTGCTGATAATAGCTTCTTCGTCTTCTTTAAGGCATTCTTAGCTAACATCAACTCAATAAGTTGAATTTCACAGAAAAAGAACGCTCACGAACTATACAGCTCACAATTAAAGCAACCTGTTTGCAAGTACTATGTGTGGCACTAGAGCCACAATTATGTGCCGAGCGCGAAATTTGAATCAATGTTATCTTTCAGATGCCTACGTTATTTTGTTTATCTAGTACAAATCTTTCTTGCTGATGGGATCATTGTTTTCCCACCAGTGCAGAATAAATGCatcagaaggattttttttctgcaaatgatttatttattttgtttgaaattataaatCTGGAAATCAAAGTACGGCATATATACTTGCAGAAAAAGAAGAGTAAAGACAAAGACAATACATTTAATCTGTGATTGCGTAAAAGAAGAAACTGAACCAAGTACAGGAGTTTTCAAAGGGCTAATTTGGGATTTAATTCAGAGTCAGAGTGTCACTTTTTGGCTAATTATGGGAAGGAAACAATTGCAGGACCTCAAGCagaaattccttttaaaaaatatggaagCTGTCTGTAAACTGAGTCTTAACTCATTTCTTAAAAtcgaaattagattttttaagacgttttaaaagagttcaaaaaatgtttcatttttcaacaaCTCATTGAGTACATTTTTCGGATTTCAAACTTACATGCAACAGTAAATTGTGTTAACTGAATTTTTCACAGACATGAATAACGACTGTGTTATAAAAGACTTCGATTTCTGATTTCACCCTAATATGGTGGCAGCATGtcatttccaattttaataattacttcTATGAAAGAGATCAAAATTTGCTGATTTCTCTATGACCTCAAATGGAATGCCGGGGTAGTTATCGCAGCAATTTATTGCTGCAGAAACGTATTTGTTGCCATCGGTGCAGTGGAGTGAAACCAACGCGAGAATATCCAGAAAACACTTTTGGTGCTTGAGTCTTTCATTAAACTACAAACCATACAACATATTTTATGAAACAGAGATAACTCtgaaaagttcaaataaattagaaaaataaacaaatggcttttttgattaagtttaaaaa
It includes:
- the LOC129233336 gene encoding zinc finger protein 664-like; the protein is MCVNIELTRTSNNVTESQDHQSGTRGRRTRKLRDDEIVIPKNYKQVLKSKQKDQWLDSMRDELECEICNKSFAHNGNLKRHLRTHTKENPYSCAICQRSFSQSGTLKIHLRTHTKERPYYCAICKKSFSESGSLRMHLRTHTEEKPYSCEICKKSFSHRGNLKKHLRTHTKEKPYYCEICGKSFSFSGNLKSHLRIHTKEKPYSCEICKKAFSRSGHLKIDSLGKHLRTHTEEKPYSCEICKKSFSHNGSLKIHLRTHTKEKPYSCEICQKSFSHSGSLKFHLRMHSNEKPYSCAICKKSYFRSDSLGKHLRTHTEEKPYSCEICKKSFSHNGSLKIHLRTHTKEKPYSCEICKKSFSRSGVLCNFGGLQSHLRTHTKEKPYSCEICKKSFSHSGSLKFHLRMHSNEKPYSCYSCEICKKSFSHNGSLK